In the Euphorbia lathyris chromosome 5, ddEupLath1.1, whole genome shotgun sequence genome, one interval contains:
- the LOC136229622 gene encoding probable 1-deoxy-D-xylulose-5-phosphate synthase 2, chloroplastic yields the protein MAVCNPSSFLANQSLSPLFKASKPIPNCRKQLCLRASSGQSDGEERKSRINKEKDGWKIDFSGEKPATPLLDTINYPAHMKNLSTQDLEQLAAELRADIVYGVSKTGGHLSASLGVVELSVAMHHVFNSPDDKIIWDVGHQAYAHKILTGRRSRMHTIRKTSGLAGFPKRDESAYDAFGAGHSSTSISAGLGMAVARDLLKKDNSVISVIGDGAMTAGQAYEAMNNAGFLDSNLIVVLNDNKQVSLPTATLDGPATPVGALSNALTKIQASTKFRKLREAAKSITKQIGGQTHEVAAKVDEYARGMISASGSTLFEELGLYYIGPVDGHNIESLVSIFQKVKAAPAPGPVLIHIVTEKGKGYPPAEAAADKMHGVVKFDVETGKQFKPKPSTLSYTQYFAESLIKEAEVDNKIIAIHAAMGGGTGLNYFQKRFPERCFDVGIAEQHAVTFAAGLATEGLKPFCAIYSSFLQRGYDQVVHDVDLQKLPVRFAMDRAGLVGADGPTHCGAFDITYMACLPNMVVMAPSDEAELMHMVATAAAIDDRPSCFRFPRGNGIGVPLPPNYKGTALEIGKGRILMEGNRVAILGYGSIVQQCLEAAKMLKIRDISITVADARFCKPLDTELIRKLAKEHEILITVEEGSVGGFCSHVSHFLSLSGILDGPLKLRSMVLPDRYIDHGAPQDQIEEAGLSSNHIAATVLSLMGRPKEAFQFK from the exons ATGGCGGTCTGTAATCCTTCTTCCTTTTTAGCAAACCAATCTCTCTCTCCACTCTTCAAAGCTTCAAAACCAATACCCAATTGCAGAAAACAG TTGTGTTTAAGAGCATCTTCCGGCCAGTCAGATGGTGAGGAAAGGAAAAGTAggataaacaaagaaaaagatgGCTGGAAAATTGATTTCTCAGGTGAAAAACCAGCTACTCCATTACTGGACACAATCAATTACCCAGCTCACATGAAGAACCTATCAACACAG GATCTTGAGCAACTAGCAGCAGAGCTTAGAGCTGATATTGTGTATGGAGTATCAAAAACAGGAGGGCATTTGAGTGCAAGCTTAGGAGTTGTTGAGCTATCAGTGGCTATGCATCACGTTTTCAACAGTCCAGATGATAAAATCATATGGGATGTTGGTCATCAG gcatatgcacataaaattctaacaGGAAGACGGTCTAGAATGCATACCATAAGAAAAACTTCAGGCCTTGCAGGATTTCCTAAAAGAGATGAGAGTGCTTATGATGCTTTTGGTGCTGGACATAGTTCTACAAGCATCTCAGCCGGTCTCG GGATGGCAGTTGCAAGGGACTTATTAAAGAAGGACAACAGCGTCATTTCTGTAATTGGAGATGGAGCCATGACAGCAGGACAAGCATATGAGGCGATGAACAATGCAGGCTTCCTTGATTCCAATCTAATTGTTGTACTGAACGACAATAAGCAAGTATCTTTACCAACTGCAACACTTGATGGACCTGCAACTCCGGTTGGAGCCCTTAGTAATGCTTTGACCAAGATCCAAGCAAGCACCAAATTCAGAAAACTTCGAGAAGCTGCAAAA AGCATCACAAAACAAATTGGTGGGCAAACACATGAAGTTGCAGCAAAGGTGGATGAGTACGCGAGGGGAATGATTAGTGCCTCTGGCTCTACTCTCTTTGAGGAGTTAGGCTTGTATTATATAGGCCCAGTGGATGGGCACAATATCGAATCTTTAGTGAGCATATTTCAGAAGGTAAAAGCAGCGCCTGCTCCAGGACCAGTACTGATTCACATTGTGACAGAAAAAGGGAAGGGCTATCCGCCAGCTGAGGCAGCAGCTGATAAAATGCATG GTGTCGTCAAGTTTGATGTTGAAACTGGGAAGCAGTTCAAACCAAAACCCTCTACACTTTCCTATACACAGTACTTTGCAGAATctctgatcaaagaagctgaggtAGATAACAAGATTATAGCCATTCATGCTGCAATGGGTGGTGGCACAGGTCTCAATTATTTCCAAAAGAGGTTTCCAGAGCGCTGCTTCGACGTTGGCATAGCTGAGCAGCATGCTGTTACATTTGCAGCTGGCTTGGCCACAGAAGGGCTCAAGCCATTCTGTGCTATCTACTCCTCGTTCCTGCAACGAGGATATGATCAG GTGGTACATGATGTGGACCTTCAAAAGCTACCAGTCCGCTTTGCCATGGATCGAGCTGGTTTGGTTGGTGCGGATGGACCCACCCATTGTGGAGCATTTGATATCACATACATGGCTTGCTTACCTAACATGGTAGTCATGGCTCCATCTGATGAAGCTGAGTTAATGCACATGGTTGCCACTGCAGCAGCCATAGATGACAGACCAAGCTGTTTCAGGTTCCCAAGGGGCAACGGAATCGGAGTCCCTCTTCCTCCTAATTATAAAGGAACAGCACTTGAG ATTGGAAAAGGGAGAATACTTATGGAAGGAAACAGAGTTGCAATCTTGGGATATGGCTCAATAGTTCAACAATGTCTAGAAGCTGCAAAGATGCTCAAAATCCGAGACATTTCCATAACAGTAGCTGATGCAAGATTTTGCAAACCTCTAGATACAGAACTTATAAGGAAATTGGCTAAGGAGCATGAAATCCTGATTACAGTAGAAGAGGGTTCTGTTGGAGGCTTTTGTTCCCATGTCTCCCACTTCCTGAGTTTAAGTGGTATTCTGGATGGACCCCTTAAG TTGAGATCAATGGTTCTTCCGGACAGATACATTGACCATGGAGCACCTCAAGACCAGATTGAAGAAGCAGGTCTCTCATCAAACCATATTGCTGCTACTGTGTTATCTCTTATGGGGAGGCCAAAAGAAGCTTTTCAATTCAagtaa